Proteins from one Bradyrhizobium roseum genomic window:
- a CDS encoding TfoX/Sxy family protein gives MAYDDVLAQRFRDGLRGVKGVTERRMMGGLCLLVNGNMLGGVDRAKSGRDRFMFRVGKDNEAEALRRPGASIVDMGGRRLGGLVFVDAEECDDEAFKKWIAMAVGFVGRLPKK, from the coding sequence GTGGCCTATGATGACGTGCTTGCACAACGCTTCCGCGATGGTTTGCGCGGAGTCAAAGGTGTCACGGAAAGGCGCATGATGGGCGGGCTCTGCCTGCTGGTGAACGGAAACATGCTTGGCGGCGTCGACCGGGCCAAGTCGGGCCGCGATCGCTTCATGTTCCGCGTTGGCAAGGACAACGAGGCCGAGGCTTTGCGGCGACCGGGCGCATCCATCGTCGACATGGGTGGCAGGCGCCTTGGCGGGCTTGTCTTTGTCGATGCAGAAGAATGTGACGACGAGGCTTTCAAGAAATGGATTGCGATGGCAGTCGGATTTGTCGGCCGGCTCCCAAAAAAGTAA
- a CDS encoding GFA family protein, translating into MLQGFTGSCLCGAVHFKSTADAQMVGHCHCVDCRKSSGTGHCTHLVVPEQAFYVTGSVTFYDRAADSGNIVSRGFCGTCGSPIYSKNSGMPGIVFPRASVLDDPEIVQPQMVVYASQAPSWDHMSPALPTFATMPEGGPQDVILVKSAI; encoded by the coding sequence ATGTTGCAGGGGTTCACGGGGAGTTGCCTGTGCGGCGCTGTTCATTTCAAAAGTACGGCCGACGCCCAAATGGTCGGGCATTGCCATTGCGTCGACTGTCGCAAGTCGAGCGGCACGGGCCATTGCACGCATCTCGTCGTACCGGAACAGGCATTCTACGTCACCGGCTCGGTCACGTTCTATGATCGTGCGGCGGATAGCGGCAATATCGTCAGTCGGGGTTTCTGCGGGACATGCGGATCTCCGATCTACTCGAAGAACTCCGGCATGCCCGGCATCGTATTTCCGCGTGCCTCGGTGCTCGATGATCCCGAAATCGTCCAGCCGCAAATGGTCGTCTATGCCAGCCAGGCACCGTCGTGGGATCACATGAGCCCGGCATTGCCGACTTTTGCCACCATGCCCGAGGGCGGGCCGCAGGATGTCATCCTCGTCAAATCCGCGATTTGA